The genomic region AAGGGGGCGTCAGGGGCTCGTGTGCGAGCGCGCTAAGGTGTGGGAGAGGGAGGGGGGAGGGTGGATGAGCTGCAGGAGCCTGGCGAGGTCGTAGTCGGTGTGAGGGCCCTGCATGCGGGCGACGAGTGTGCGGGCGAAGATAAGATCAGAGAGCTCGTCGATGGCCAGGTGCAGGCCGGCGGCTTCAGGGTGGTGGGTGTTGTAGAGGTAGAGGCGCCGGCCGAGGTGGGGGCGCTGGTAGAGGGCGAGTGTGACGTGTTCGAGGTGTTCCTGGCGGGTGAGGTGGTTGAGGTGTCGGATGTAGAAGGCGGTGCGGAGGATCTCGATGCTCATGCCGGCGGGGAAGGTGCGGCCGTTGACGTTGCTCAGAAAGTCGAGGCGATCGTCTCTGGCGATGTCGATCATCTGACGCAGGGTGGGGATGTCGACAAAGGCGTTATCCCCGTTGATGCGCGTGGCAAAGTCGAAGCCGGCGGTGCGGGCGGCGCCGGCGAAGCGTCCGGCCACATCATGAAGATCGCCGCGGTAGCAGCTTACGCCCGAGGCGTCGCAGAAGCGGGCGATGGGGTCGTCGGAGGGTTCCACCGAGGTGGCCACGACGATGTCGTCGAGGGGGAGGGCTTTGGCCAGGCGTTCGATGACAAAGCCGAGCAGGGGGCGGCCCCCCAGGGGCATCAGGGCTTTTCCGGGGAGGCGACTTGAGGAGAATCGGCTCAAGACAACGGCGCCGACGCGGGGTTGGGTGATCATTTGCGCTCTCCCAGGGTTTTTGCGGGCACGCCGCCGACGATGGCGTAGGGGGCGACGTCGCGGCGCACGATCGCGCCGGCGGCCACGATGGCGCCTTTGCCGATGCGCACGCCTTTGAGGATTTTGGCGCCGGCGCCGATCCAGACGTCGTCTTCGATGACGATGGCCTGCGCCTCGTTGGGCTGGGTGTGGATGGGGGCGTCGCGGCGGGCCTGGTGATCGCTGTCGACGATGTAGACGAAGGGCGCGATCAGGCAGCCCCGGCCGATGGTTATGCCGGCCGATGCGAAGAGGTAGGTGTGGTAGCCGATCGAGCAGTCCTGGCCGATGCGAATATGGGCCCGGGGGTTGCAGGCGCAGAGTTTGGCGCCTTCTTTGAGGACGGTACGCGCGCCGATGTGGATGTTGGCCGGGTAGCGCATCAGGGCGACGTTGCGATCCAGGAAGACGTCTGTGCCCAGGTAGCCCAGGGTGGGTTTGTGGCGCAGCCAGCGCAGGCGGTGGATGAGGCGAAAGCGCAGGTGCTGGCGCATTTGATTGCTCATGGCGACCTCCCGTGGAGGGGGCAGCAGGTCTGCCGGAGGTCATCTACGAGCGTCCCCCGGCGACGATGTCGCATAGCCTAAAACTACCCACGCCGGCCGGAGCGCAAAGCTCGGGCCGGCGTGTGGGTGGGGCCGGGAGGTTGTGGGGCGGTGCAGATCAGAGCTCGGGCGCGACTTCTTCTGCGGCGTCGCCTTCGGGGGTGACTTCGTCGGCGGGGTCGCCCTCGGGGGACTCGCCAGGCAGGGCGGGCTCAGCAGGCTCGGTGGGCTCAGCAGGTTCGGTGGGCTCAGCAGGCTCGGCGGGCTCGGTCTCGGCCGGGGGCGGCACGATATCAAATGCGCCGGAGGTCACCTGTTTGAAGTCCAGGCCCACGGGCATCTCGATGGGGGTGGTGAAGCGGTAGCGGCCCGGCTCAAGGCCCACCGGGTTGAAGGCGGCCTCGCGCACGCCGCCGGGGTTGACGAGCACGGCTTCGCTGGTGGCGTCGCAGCTGAGCCAGTCGGGGGTGAGGTCGGAGGGCTGCCATTCTCCAGCGGTCTCGATGTGCAGGGTGGCCTGGCAGAGGTTGACCTTGAGGGGGCGCTGGGCCTTGTTTTCCAGGCGCAGCACCAGGTTGCCCTCGGTGGTGGGTGCGGTGCTCAGGTTGACGGCCTGGAGCTCCGACTGGGCGGTGCCGGTGTCGGTCTGCGGGGTGGCGCAGGCCATCAGGCCGCCGGAGAGCAGGGCGGTGGACGTGAGCAGGGCGGTCAAAAGCTGGCGCGTTCGCATACACACTCCTTTCAACAAGGTGGGGGATGGGCGGGGCAGGGAAAACACCTACATCAAGGCGAAAAAAAACGCCCGCCGCGGGAGCGGAGGGCGCTTTGAAGAAGGCCCGCGTGGGAGCCTTTCAAAGATGCTCAGCCTTCGAGGAAGGCGTTCATCTTGCCGAGCAGGCGCTCGATGTCGACCGGCTTGGTCTCGAAGTCGTCGCAGCCGATGTCCAGCGCCTTGGTGCGATCGCTCTCCAGGGCGTGGGCGGTCAGGGCGATGAGCGGGATCTTGGCGGTGGGGCCGTGGGCCTTGATCTGGCGGGTGGCTTCCCAGCCGTCCATCACCGGAAGGCTCAGATCCATCAGGATGAGATCGGGCGCTTCGCTGCGGCTCATGTTGACGGCTTCCTGGCCATCGGTGGCCACGGCCACGGTGAAGCCGCGGCGCTGGAGGCGACGGGCCAACATGTCGCGGTTCATTTCGTTGTCTTCTACGAGGAGGATCTTCGCCATTGAACTACTCTCGTTAAACGTGGTCGATGTTACTCTTTTTAAACTTAGGAGGAGCCCACGGCCTTCCCGTAAGAAGGGCTTCTGGCTCCCCGAGATCGGGTGTCATCAGTGTGCGGTGTGCAGGTTCACCGCGGGCTCGGGCGCCTCGACTTTCCAGCGCTCCACGCCGTGGCGGTCACCGACGTCGAACCGCTCTACCATTTCTCGCAGGGATTCCGAAAGGGTCGCAAGCTCAGAAGCGGTCACGGTGACCTGACGGATGCCGGCCACCGAGTTGGTGACCAGGCGAGAGAGGTCTTCCATGGCGCGATTGACCTCACCGGTGTTTTCGCGCTGGTCCTGAGTAACCACCTTGATTTTTGTGGCAACCTCTGTGGTCTCCTCCGAGCGATCGAGACCCTCCTGGCAGGCCACCGCGGTGGTGCGGGCGCTGTCCTGAATATCGCCGACGAGGCTCTTGATGGCGCCGACCGACTCCATGGTGTTCTCGGCCAGGCGGCGCATCTCGTTGGCGACGAGCGCAAAGCCCTTGCCGGCTTCACCGGCGCGGGCGCCTTCCAGGCTGGCGTTGAGCGCCAGGAGGTCGGAGCGGTCGGCGATGCTCTTGATGAGCTTGAGGATCTCGGAGATGCGCTCGCTGTGCTGGTTGAGCTCCTGGATGTGGGAGCCGATCTGACGGTTTTTCTGGCAGGTGTCTTCGGCGGCGCGGGAGACCTGGCGGGCGCTGTCGGCGATGGCGTCGGAGGAGTTGAAGAGGCCTTCGACGGTGAGCTGGGTCTGGCGAATCTTGGCGGCCTGATGCTGGGCGGACTGCTCGTGCTGGTGGAGCACCTGGAGCATCTCTTCGGTGGAGGTGGCCACGTGCAGGGCGCTGCGCATGATCTCTTCAACCACCTCGCGCAGGCCGGTGACCATTTCGTTGAAGACGTTGGTGAGGTCGCCGTCGCCCTCGACCTGGCTGGTGAGGTCGCCGCCGGCGATCTGGCGGGCGCGGCCGGCCAGGTTTCGCAGGTTGTGCACCATCATCCCAAAGGAATCCCCCAACTCGCCGGGCAGCTCCTCGTCGAGGGCCGGGTTGAAGAGCTGGTCGTTGGCGATGATGTAGGCTTTGACGGTGAGGCGGCGCAGCTGGTTGGTGAGCTGGGCGAAGCTGCGGTTGAGATCGCCCTGGCTGGCGCTGGCGGGCAGATCAACCGCCGAGAGCTGGCCGGTCTCGAGCACCTTGCTCTGGAGCTGGCGCACGCCGATGTAGCCGTTGGCAAGCTCGGTGGCCTCTTCGCTGAGCATGCGCAGCTGGGTCAGGAGCTGGTTGACGGCGGTGGCCATGCGGCCGACCTCACCGTCGAGGTTGAGCGTGAGGCGGGGCTGGGTGAGATCGCCCTGGGCCAGGCGCTCGACCGCGTCGATGACCTCCCCGTAGGGGTTGAGGACCGAGCGGGTGTAGGCGATGGCGGCCAGGCCCCCGAGCGCCACGAGCGCGGCTGCAACATACGCGCCCTGGGCCAGCGCGGCCCCCGCGCCGATGACGGCGACCCCGCCGATGACTCCAGCGATCTTTTTCCAACTGCTCATCTGGTGGTCCCTAAACGCAATGCTGCGATACAAAAACGCCCGACCCTCACGCAACTTCAGTGGGCCGGGCAGTGCGGCCCGGAGCTCAGTGATGAGCTCCAGGCCGGCATTATGCAGCAGGTAAAGCTTTCAGTCGAGGCCGCTGATGAAGGCGTCGAGGTGGGCGGCGCTGGAGGCCGGATCTTCAACGAAGAGGTAGTGGCCGCTGCCCGGGAAGTACTGCACCTGGCTGTTGGCAATGAGATCGCCGACGGCGGCCTGGAGCAGGGGCGGGTTCATGAAGGGATCGTCGGAGACGAGGATCAGCGTCTCGGTGCCGATTTTGTGGAGCTTGTCGGCGAAGTCGGCGCCGGTCCAGGAGTCGAGGCTCTGGCGGATGGCCTTGGGAAGCACGCCGGAGGCGTCGGCGGCCATCGCGGCGAAATCGTCGGGCTGAATGTCCACGCTGGAGATCTGGATGATCAGCTCTTGCAGCGAGGTGTCGTAGGCGGCCGCCGCGAAGAGATCATAGCTTTCGGGGGGCAGCGGGAAGCCGGAGGCGGGCACCGGGCTCATCAGGATCAGGCCTTTGAGCTGGTCGTCGTATTTGGTGGCGTAGAGCTGGGCCAGCGCCCCGCCCATGGAGTGTCCGGCGAGCACGAAGTCGGAGGCGCCGGAGTCTTTGACGACGGCTTCGATGTCCTTGATGTAGTTCTGGAGCGGGTAGCCCGCCGGGGGCTTCGAGGAGAGGCCGCTGCCGCGCAGATCGGGCACGATCAGACGGTAGTCCGGGCCGGCCATCTCCTCGATGAGGTTGTCGTAGACGGCGCCGGAGACCATCCAGCCGTGCACGAGCACGACATCCTGGGGGCCGTCGCCGATGACGCGGTAGGCGATGTCTTTCTGATCCTTGGTACGCGCGTAGCGAAGCTCGGCTTCTTCCCCCAGCGACTGCGCGATCTGCGAGCTGGTGTCGTCCGGGGCGGGCTGCTCCCCACAGCCCACGATGCCTGCCATCCCCACCACCAACGAGAGCGCTGCGATCTTCATCGTGTTTTTCATTGTCGTACTCCTTTTCGAACACATGAATCGACAAACCAATCAAGGGGCACCAACGACGGTCCAACATGTCGTCGGTGATGAGCGCCGTGCCGGATCAGACCATAAAGCCTCGCGTCTTAAGGGTTTTTTGAAGGGCTCCCCGCAGCGGGGGAGCCCGAGGGTATGAACTCGAAGATCAGTAGAAGTCGTTGAGGACGGCGGCCAGCTCGCCGCTACGCTCGATCTGCGGGTAGTGCCCGGCCCCGGCGACGACGGCGAAGGAGGCGTTTTTGATGGGCTCGACGACGGCCGCTTTGAGGAAGTCGTGGGGAAGGAAAGGATCGTCGGAGCCGACGACCAGCGTGGTGGCCTCAATCTTCTCAAGGCAGCCTTCGATGCCGCCGCCGGTCCAGCTCTCGTAAGACTGACGGATGCAGTCGGCGGGAATCGTCATGGCGTCGTCGAGCATCTCGTCGAGCGCGCCCTCGGGAAGATCGAGGGTGGCCATGCCAATGATGGCGCTGAGCATCTCGCGTTTTTCGCCGGCGTTGATAAAGAGCTCGTGGGCTTCGGGCGGAAGCTGCATGCCGCTCGCGGGTACCGGGGTGACGAGCGCGAGTTTTTTGACCTTTTCGGGGTGGGTCGCCGCATAGAGCTGGGCGATCTGGCCACCCATCGAGTGGCCCAGGAGGTTAAAGGAGGAGGCGCCGGCGTCTTGAACGATGGCGTCGACATCGGCGACGTAATCCTCCAGGTGGTAGGTGTCGCAGGAGGCGGAGTGGCCGGCGCCGCGATGATCGGGGATGATCACGCGGAAGCGCTTGTCGAGCAGGGGGAGGAGTCGGTTGAAGACCGCGCCGGAGACCATCCAGCCGTGCACGAGCACGAGATCTTCGGAGCCCTCGCCGTGGATGTGGTAGGCGAGGGTGCGGCCGTCTTTCTGAAGCGTCTTCTTCATGGCGACTCCTTGTGGGGTGTTGGGGGTTAGATACGTACCTTCGTGGTGGTGCCACCGAGGCCGATGACGTCCATGACTTCGGTCATGACCTCTTCGATGGAGCGAACGTTTTTACTGAGAATGCGGGAGACCGAGCGGCGCAGCCGGGCGGTCTCGGCGGCGTCGAGGTCCATGGCGGTCACCACCACGATGGGGATGTCTTTCCAGCGGGGCTCCTGGCGCATGATCTCGGCGACCTCAAAGCCGTCCATCTCGGGCATCATCAGGTCGAGGATCACCACATCGGGGCGCTCCTCATCGAGATATTCCAGTGCAAGCTTGCCATTGGCGGCGGTATCCACGCGCCAGCCGGCGTTGCGCAGGTGGCGGGAGATCATCTCGCGGATGGCCGGCTCATCTTCGACGACCAGCGCGCTGGCGCCCTCTTCGGGGTGAAAACGCGAGAGGGTCTTGAGCAGGCGATCGCGCTGGATGGGCTTGACCAGATAATCGGTGGCGCCGAGCGCAAAGCCAATGTTGCGGTCGTCGATCATCGAGACCATCACCACCGGGATATGCTCCAGGCCGGCCTGAGATTTGAGCGTGGAGAGCACGCTCCAGCCGTCGCGGCCGGGCATCATCACATCGAGGGTGATGACGTCGGGGTGCTGCTCGCGAGCGAGCTCCAGTCCCTGGTCGCCGGAGTAGGCCGAGATGAGCTCGAAGCCGCGGGGTGCCAGGATGCGGTGGATGAGCTCGTGGACGTTGGGGTCGTCGTCGATGATGAGGACGCGGGGGCCGCGCGGGGCGCCCGGGTCGAGGGTGCCGCTCTCAAAGTCGGGGCGCCAGACCACGCTGGAAGACTCATTGAGGCCGGCCGGATCGGCCGAGGGGATTTTTACGCGGAAGGTGGTGCCCTGGCCCGGCTGGCTCTCGACCTCGATGTGGCCGCCCATCATCTCGCAAAATCGTTTGCAGATGGTCAGGCCCAGGCCGGTGCCGCCGTGGCGGCGGGTGGTGGACTCGTCGGCCTGGGTGAAGGGCTGGAAGAGGCGCTCGATCTTGTCGGCGGAGATTCCCATGCCGCTGTCGATGACCTCCAGGCACACCCCGGCGCTGCCGTGGAGGGTGGCCGGGGAGGTGACCAGGCGGATGGAGCCCTTCTCGGTGAATTTGACGGCGTTGCCCATCAGGTTGAGCAGGACCTGCTTGAGCTTGGTGCGGTCGGCGACCAGGTCGCCGCGGTAGTGGCTGGAGAGCTCGATGTGGTTGCCGCTCTTTCGGGCCAGGGGATCGATGGTGTCGACGACCTCCTGGACGAGGTGCTCCAGGTCGAAGCTCTCGTTGAAGAGCTCCATCTTGCCGGCCTCGACTTTGGAGAGGTCGAGGATGTCGTTGATCAGTGAGAGCAGGTGGTTGGCCGAGGCGTGGACCTTGCCCAGATCGCGGGCGATGCTGGCGATATCGAGGGCGTCGACACCGTGGCCGAGATCTTCCTGGATGAGCTCGGTGTAGCCGATGACGGCGTTGAGCGGGGTGCGCAGCTCGTGGCTCATGTTGGCCAGAAAGGCGCTCTTGGCGCGGCTGGCCTCCAGGGCGCGCTGCTCAGCCTCGGTGCGCTCTTCGACCTCGGTCTGGAGGCGCGCGTTGATCTCGACGAGCTGTTCGGTGCGCTCGGCCACGCGGCGCTCAAGCTCATCGCGGGCCTGGCGCAGCTCTTCTTCCATCTCTTTGCGCGTGGAGATGTCCTGGATGGCCACCAGCGAGCCCCACTGGGTGCCGTCGGCCTCGCGCATGGGCTTGGCGGAGACGAGCGTCCACAGGCCGCTGCCGTCGCGGTGGGCGAACTGATGGTCGAAC from Lujinxingia vulgaris harbors:
- a CDS encoding alpha/beta fold hydrolase codes for the protein MKNTMKIAALSLVVGMAGIVGCGEQPAPDDTSSQIAQSLGEEAELRYARTKDQKDIAYRVIGDGPQDVVLVHGWMVSGAVYDNLIEEMAGPDYRLIVPDLRGSGLSSKPPAGYPLQNYIKDIEAVVKDSGASDFVLAGHSMGGALAQLYATKYDDQLKGLILMSPVPASGFPLPPESYDLFAAAAYDTSLQELIIQISSVDIQPDDFAAMAADASGVLPKAIRQSLDSWTGADFADKLHKIGTETLILVSDDPFMNPPLLQAAVGDLIANSQVQYFPGSGHYLFVEDPASSAAHLDAFISGLD
- a CDS encoding alpha/beta fold hydrolase encodes the protein MKKTLQKDGRTLAYHIHGEGSEDLVLVHGWMVSGAVFNRLLPLLDKRFRVIIPDHRGAGHSASCDTYHLEDYVADVDAIVQDAGASSFNLLGHSMGGQIAQLYAATHPEKVKKLALVTPVPASGMQLPPEAHELFINAGEKREMLSAIIGMATLDLPEGALDEMLDDAMTIPADCIRQSYESWTGGGIEGCLEKIEATTLVVGSDDPFLPHDFLKAAVVEPIKNASFAVVAGAGHYPQIERSGELAAVLNDFY
- a CDS encoding methyl-accepting chemotaxis protein, which translates into the protein MSSWKKIAGVIGGVAVIGAGAALAQGAYVAAALVALGGLAAIAYTRSVLNPYGEVIDAVERLAQGDLTQPRLTLNLDGEVGRMATAVNQLLTQLRMLSEEATELANGYIGVRQLQSKVLETGQLSAVDLPASASQGDLNRSFAQLTNQLRRLTVKAYIIANDQLFNPALDEELPGELGDSFGMMVHNLRNLAGRARQIAGGDLTSQVEGDGDLTNVFNEMVTGLREVVEEIMRSALHVATSTEEMLQVLHQHEQSAQHQAAKIRQTQLTVEGLFNSSDAIADSARQVSRAAEDTCQKNRQIGSHIQELNQHSERISEILKLIKSIADRSDLLALNASLEGARAGEAGKGFALVANEMRRLAENTMESVGAIKSLVGDIQDSARTTAVACQEGLDRSEETTEVATKIKVVTQDQRENTGEVNRAMEDLSRLVTNSVAGIRQVTVTASELATLSESLREMVERFDVGDRHGVERWKVEAPEPAVNLHTAH
- a CDS encoding acyltransferase codes for the protein MSNQMRQHLRFRLIHRLRWLRHKPTLGYLGTDVFLDRNVALMRYPANIHIGARTVLKEGAKLCACNPRAHIRIGQDCSIGYHTYLFASAGITIGRGCLIAPFVYIVDSDHQARRDAPIHTQPNEAQAIVIEDDVWIGAGAKILKGVRIGKGAIVAAGAIVRRDVAPYAIVGGVPAKTLGERK
- a CDS encoding response regulator, which gives rise to MAKILLVEDNEMNRDMLARRLQRRGFTVAVATDGQEAVNMSRSEAPDLILMDLSLPVMDGWEATRQIKAHGPTAKIPLIALTAHALESDRTKALDIGCDDFETKPVDIERLLGKMNAFLEG
- a CDS encoding PAS domain-containing hybrid sensor histidine kinase/response regulator, producing the protein MADRDDATRISIPGPQGGDLPFETIVETINDGILVCRMDGEIVYANISMASMLGYAQEEMVGKTLFDFMTEKWAQRARENLARRKEGVAEMFDHQFAHRDGSGLWTLVSAKPMREADGTQWGSLVAIQDISTRKEMEEELRQARDELERRVAERTEQLVEINARLQTEVEERTEAEQRALEASRAKSAFLANMSHELRTPLNAVIGYTELIQEDLGHGVDALDIASIARDLGKVHASANHLLSLINDILDLSKVEAGKMELFNESFDLEHLVQEVVDTIDPLARKSGNHIELSSHYRGDLVADRTKLKQVLLNLMGNAVKFTEKGSIRLVTSPATLHGSAGVCLEVIDSGMGISADKIERLFQPFTQADESTTRRHGGTGLGLTICKRFCEMMGGHIEVESQPGQGTTFRVKIPSADPAGLNESSSVVWRPDFESGTLDPGAPRGPRVLIIDDDPNVHELIHRILAPRGFELISAYSGDQGLELAREQHPDVITLDVMMPGRDGWSVLSTLKSQAGLEHIPVVMVSMIDDRNIGFALGATDYLVKPIQRDRLLKTLSRFHPEEGASALVVEDEPAIREMISRHLRNAGWRVDTAANGKLALEYLDEERPDVVILDLMMPEMDGFEVAEIMRQEPRWKDIPIVVVTAMDLDAAETARLRRSVSRILSKNVRSIEEVMTEVMDVIGLGGTTTKVRI
- a CDS encoding cytidylyltransferase domain-containing protein gives rise to the protein MITQPRVGAVVLSRFSSSRLPGKALMPLGGRPLLGFVIERLAKALPLDDIVVATSVEPSDDPIARFCDASGVSCYRGDLHDVAGRFAGAARTAGFDFATRINGDNAFVDIPTLRQMIDIARDDRLDFLSNVNGRTFPAGMSIEILRTAFYIRHLNHLTRQEHLEHVTLALYQRPHLGRRLYLYNTHHPEAAGLHLAIDELSDLIFARTLVARMQGPHTDYDLARLLQLIHPPPSLSHTLARSHTSP